A part of Phycisphaerae bacterium genomic DNA contains:
- the hemL gene encoding glutamate-1-semialdehyde 2,1-aminomutase encodes METAKSDQAYEQACRYMPGGVNSPVRSFKSVGGGPRFIQKGQGARIIDVDGNEYVDYVGSWGPLVLGHAEETVVAAVVKAAARGTSFGAPTEAETKLAGLICKSFDGIELVRLVNSGTEAVASAIRLARGFTKRSKIVKAAGCYHGHVDQLLVQAGSGVATLGLAGSAGIPEEMAQLTVVVPYNDSEAVAEAFRRFPDQIAAVLVEPVAGNMGVVPPAQGYLKALRRLCSDRGALLVLDEVITGFRLAPGGAQQVYNVSADLTCLGKIIGGGLPVGAYGGRREIMEQLAPLGPVYQAGTLSGNPLAVAAGLATLEALATPTNYERLERLSAALEEGLAEAARETGVPVTINRVGSMMTVFFTDGPVRNYDDVQRCDAGRYAVFFHSMLERGVYLAPSAFEAMFVSLAHRDADIEFTVDQARKSFEVVAAGD; translated from the coding sequence ATGGAGACGGCTAAGAGCGATCAGGCGTACGAGCAGGCGTGCCGGTACATGCCGGGCGGAGTCAACTCGCCGGTGCGGAGCTTCAAGTCGGTCGGCGGCGGACCGCGATTCATCCAGAAGGGGCAGGGGGCCAGGATAATCGACGTCGACGGCAACGAGTACGTCGATTACGTCGGGTCGTGGGGGCCGCTGGTGCTTGGGCACGCGGAGGAGACGGTGGTTGCGGCGGTCGTCAAGGCGGCGGCGCGTGGCACATCGTTCGGGGCTCCGACCGAGGCGGAGACGAAGCTGGCGGGTCTGATCTGCAAGAGCTTCGACGGCATTGAGCTGGTGCGGCTGGTCAACAGCGGGACGGAGGCGGTGGCGTCGGCGATCCGGTTGGCGCGCGGGTTTACCAAACGTTCGAAGATCGTCAAGGCGGCTGGGTGCTATCACGGCCACGTCGATCAGCTTCTGGTGCAGGCGGGATCGGGCGTGGCGACGCTGGGATTGGCCGGTTCGGCGGGCATTCCGGAGGAGATGGCGCAACTGACGGTGGTGGTGCCGTACAACGATTCGGAGGCGGTGGCTGAGGCGTTCCGGCGGTTTCCGGATCAGATCGCCGCGGTTCTGGTCGAGCCGGTGGCGGGGAATATGGGGGTGGTGCCTCCGGCCCAGGGGTATCTTAAGGCGCTTCGGCGGCTTTGCAGCGACCGTGGCGCCCTTCTGGTTCTCGATGAGGTCATCACGGGTTTTCGTCTGGCTCCGGGCGGGGCTCAGCAGGTTTACAACGTCAGTGCGGATTTGACGTGTTTGGGCAAGATCATCGGCGGCGGGTTGCCGGTTGGGGCGTACGGCGGTCGGCGCGAGATCATGGAGCAGCTTGCCCCGCTTGGTCCGGTGTATCAGGCGGGTACGCTGTCGGGCAATCCGCTGGCGGTGGCGGCGGGACTGGCCACGCTGGAAGCCCTGGCGACGCCGACGAACTATGAAAGGCTGGAGAGGTTGTCGGCGGCTCTCGAAGAGGGGCTGGCTGAGGCGGCGAGGGAAACGGGCGTGCCAGTGACGATCAACCGCGTCGGAAGCATGATGACCGTGTTTTTCACGGACGGACCGGTCAGGAACTACGACGACGTGCAGCGGTGCGACGCGGGACGTTACGCGGTGTTTTTCCACTCGATGCTGGAACGAGGGGTGTATCTGGCCCCGTCGGCGTTTGAGGCCATGTTCGTCTCGCTGGCCCACCGTGACGCGGACATTGAATTCACGGTGGACCAGGCCCGGAAATCGTTTGAAGTGGTGGCGGCGGGCGATTAA
- a CDS encoding sigma-70 family RNA polymerase sigma factor, translated as MIAVVEDKYKGVKTLEPEKSPDRVLKRATDRLSEEQVAIIDQMLREPVQFVDNPMFHDRSAAKELEEDILAGTPEMPHAQAKLIPIELFDEMDKAVTSFQSLTQQEESRLFLKINYCRFKIFKILKNQKGKALTLTASRELLEWKGHELHIRSLLTQANIPLVLAMAKRTRPTGVDFSELISEGNMALLRSIDKFDCARGFKFSTYACRAILKSFSRASLKMSRYRGRFPVEFDPDLERGDVMETRREDTEGHCVDRIRDVLSEQSEALSDIERQVLRARFAIREDEDESGGPMTLEEVGRIIGVTKERVRQIQNKALAKLRVELEETVLAS; from the coding sequence ATGATAGCAGTCGTAGAAGACAAATATAAAGGGGTGAAGACCCTGGAGCCCGAGAAGAGCCCCGACAGGGTGCTCAAGCGGGCTACCGATAGGCTCAGCGAGGAGCAGGTGGCGATCATCGATCAGATGCTGCGCGAGCCGGTCCAGTTCGTGGACAACCCGATGTTCCACGACCGGTCCGCCGCCAAGGAACTGGAAGAGGACATCCTGGCCGGAACGCCGGAGATGCCCCACGCCCAGGCCAAGCTGATCCCCATCGAGCTCTTCGATGAGATGGACAAGGCGGTCACCAGCTTCCAGTCACTGACCCAGCAGGAAGAGTCACGCCTGTTCCTGAAAATCAACTATTGCCGCTTCAAAATCTTCAAAATCCTGAAGAACCAGAAGGGCAAGGCGTTGACCCTGACCGCGTCGCGCGAACTGCTGGAGTGGAAGGGCCACGAGCTCCACATCCGCTCGCTGCTGACCCAGGCCAACATCCCGCTGGTGCTGGCCATGGCCAAACGAACGCGGCCAACCGGCGTCGATTTCTCCGAACTCATCAGCGAGGGCAATATGGCCCTCCTGAGGAGCATCGACAAGTTCGACTGCGCCCGGGGCTTTAAGTTCAGCACCTACGCGTGCCGGGCAATCCTCAAGAGCTTCTCCCGGGCCTCCCTGAAGATGTCCCGGTATCGCGGGCGGTTCCCGGTCGAGTTCGACCCGGACCTCGAACGCGGCGACGTGATGGAAACCCGCCGCGAGGACACCGAGGGCCACTGCGTCGACCGTATCCGCGACGTGCTCAGCGAACAGAGTGAAGCCCTCAGCGACATCGAACGTCAAGTCCTGAGGGCCCGCTTCGCCATCCGCGAGGATGAGGACGAAAGCGGCGGACCGATGACGCTCGAAGAGGTCGGCAGGATCATCGGCGTGACCAAGGAACGCGTCCGCCAGATCCAGAACAAAGCTCTGGCCAAACTTCGAGTGGAATTGGAGGAAACCGTTCTTGCCTCATGA
- a CDS encoding TRZ/ATZ family protein produces MAVDERETIRLTAPFDAETAVTLRAGQRVLLSGRVLTARDAAHQRLCERLDQHQPLPVDLTDQVIYFVGPTPARPGSPIGSAGPTTSSRMDSFTPRLLEIGLRATIGKGYRSQTVRDALRRHQAVHFSAAGGLGALLARCIKNARLLAYEDLGTEAIRELIVEDLPLIVAYDAHGAGAYPFEPQKA; encoded by the coding sequence ATAGCTGTGGACGAACGGGAAACGATAAGGTTGACCGCACCGTTTGATGCTGAAACGGCCGTCACGCTGCGCGCCGGTCAGCGGGTGCTGCTGTCCGGCCGCGTGCTGACCGCCCGGGACGCCGCCCATCAGCGCCTCTGCGAACGGCTCGATCAGCACCAGCCGCTGCCGGTCGACCTGACCGACCAGGTCATCTACTTCGTCGGCCCGACACCCGCCCGGCCGGGTAGCCCCATCGGCTCCGCCGGCCCGACCACCAGTTCACGCATGGACAGCTTCACGCCTCGCCTCCTCGAAATCGGCCTTCGGGCCACCATCGGCAAGGGCTACCGCAGCCAAACCGTCCGCGACGCCCTTCGCCGCCATCAAGCCGTCCATTTTTCCGCCGCCGGCGGTCTCGGAGCCCTGCTGGCCCGCTGCATCAAGAACGCCCGGCTCCTGGCCTACGAAGACCTCGGAACCGAGGCCATCCGGGAATTGATCGTCGAGGATCTGCCCCTGATCGTCGCCTACGACGCCCACGGAGCCGGGGCCTACCCCTTCGAACCGCAGAAGGCCTGA
- the trpE gene encoding anthranilate synthase component I: MAALTVYPEYGEFSRLAQGGVNVVPVFAQVLSDNLTPVSAYARLAAQSSHSFLLESVVGGEKIARYSFLSVDPILVFDARGREVQISEGDRARRLETADPVAELENLLRPYRAVHLPELPRFLGGVVGYAGYDMIRYYERLPQTPHDDRGLPDLLFGLYPDMVVFDHVTKTIKVVSNAMIADDPKRAYIQACGRIERILDRLAAPLPLPLQPVNLDSDPSPRFTSNFKRGDFEAAVDRCKEYIKAGDIFQVVLSQRLTVDTEADPFSIYRALRVINPSPFMFHLKSPQCTLVGASPEIMCRVEDRIVTNRPLAGTRRRGRTEDEDKALETELLADPKERAEHIMLVDLGRNDVGKVCELGSVKLDDVMAVERYSHVMHISSNVQGTLAPDRTAFDALRATLPVGTVSGAPKVRAMEIIDEFEPTKRGPYAGAVGYVDFSGNMDTCIALRTLVLQGRKAYVQVGAGLVADSVPENEYQETINKAKGQLKAIETAEKYLKG, encoded by the coding sequence ATGGCGGCATTGACGGTGTATCCCGAATATGGCGAGTTCAGCCGGTTGGCACAGGGCGGAGTCAACGTGGTTCCGGTCTTCGCCCAGGTCCTCTCGGACAACCTCACGCCGGTCAGCGCCTACGCCCGGCTGGCGGCTCAGAGCTCGCATTCGTTCCTGCTCGAGAGCGTGGTCGGAGGCGAGAAGATCGCACGGTATTCGTTCCTCTCCGTCGACCCGATCCTGGTCTTCGACGCCCGCGGCCGGGAGGTCCAGATCAGCGAGGGCGACCGGGCCCGGCGGCTGGAAACCGCCGACCCGGTGGCGGAGCTGGAAAACCTCCTGCGGCCGTACCGGGCCGTCCACCTGCCCGAGCTGCCGCGGTTCCTCGGCGGCGTGGTCGGCTACGCCGGCTACGACATGATCCGCTACTACGAGCGCCTGCCGCAAACGCCGCATGACGATCGCGGGCTGCCCGACCTGCTCTTTGGCCTCTATCCGGACATGGTCGTCTTCGACCACGTGACCAAGACGATCAAGGTGGTCAGCAACGCGATGATCGCCGACGACCCCAAACGGGCCTACATCCAGGCGTGCGGCCGAATCGAGCGCATCCTCGACCGCCTCGCCGCCCCGCTGCCGCTGCCGCTTCAGCCGGTCAACCTGGACTCCGATCCGTCCCCGCGGTTCACCAGCAATTTCAAACGCGGCGACTTCGAAGCCGCCGTCGACCGCTGCAAGGAATACATCAAAGCCGGCGACATCTTCCAGGTCGTCCTCTCGCAACGCCTCACCGTCGACACCGAGGCCGACCCGTTCAGCATCTACCGGGCCCTGCGGGTGATCAACCCCTCGCCCTTCATGTTCCACCTCAAGAGCCCGCAATGCACGCTGGTCGGGGCCAGCCCCGAGATCATGTGCCGCGTCGAGGACCGCATCGTGACCAACCGGCCGCTCGCCGGCACACGCCGTCGCGGCAGGACGGAAGACGAGGACAAGGCCCTCGAAACCGAACTCCTGGCCGACCCAAAGGAGCGGGCTGAGCACATCATGCTCGTCGATCTGGGCCGCAACGACGTCGGCAAGGTCTGCGAACTCGGTTCGGTCAAGCTCGACGACGTCATGGCCGTCGAACGCTACAGCCATGTGATGCACATCAGCTCCAACGTCCAGGGCACGCTCGCCCCGGACCGCACCGCGTTCGACGCCCTCCGGGCCACCCTTCCGGTCGGCACGGTCAGCGGCGCGCCGAAGGTCCGCGCCATGGAGATCATCGACGAGTTCGAACCGACCAAACGCGGACCCTACGCCGGAGCCGTCGGATACGTCGATTTCTCCGGCAACATGGACACCTGCATCGCCCTGCGAACACTGGTCCTGCAGGGCCGCAAAGCCTACGTCCAGGTCGGAGCCGGACTCGTCGCCGACAGCGTGCCCGAAAACGAATACCAGGAAACCATCAACAAGGCCAAAGGCCAACTCAAAGCCATCGAAACCGCCGAAAAGTACCTCAAGGGATAG
- a CDS encoding DUF2283 domain-containing protein — protein MKLKVDQQADALYLSLDDSQIVEAEEVSPGIVVDFNDRNEVVGVEILHLSKRSEQLNLRKLTFETS, from the coding sequence GTGAAACTCAAGGTCGATCAGCAAGCTGACGCCCTCTACCTCTCTCTGGATGACTCTCAGATCGTGGAGGCAGAGGAAGTCTCGCCGGGGATCGTCGTGGATTTCAACGACCGTAACGAGGTGGTAGGCGTCGAAATCCTGCATCTCTCTAAACGCTCGGAACAACTGAACCTTCGGAAACTGACCTTCGAAACAAGTTGA
- a CDS encoding acetate kinase, with protein MKILVINCGSSSVKYRLFDVNTDSRELAKGLIERIGTDKAESEHKAGEVSAKETAPIRDYRTGIAKIAEFLKGAGVLQDDLAAVGHRVVHGGEEFRDSVVIDQTVIDQIDRCSQLAPLHNPANLAGIKACQEIFPDIPQVAVFDTAFFHTLPPASYLYAVPYSWYEEHRVRRYGFHGTSHRYVSEQAAQLLGKPLAECNLITMHLGNGCSMAAVRQGQAIDTTMGLTPLEGLVMGTRCGDIDTAIVFHMLGVAGMSVDSIRQALEKQSGLLGISGVSRDMRDVTAAAEKGSDRAGLALEIFARRVRKYLGAYMVEVGQADALVFTGGVGENAWHMREMILRDMEHLGIVLDENRNRQLKNVPAGQSISDPRGEVEILVIPTNEELAIARDSHRLVANASPSDAGVS; from the coding sequence ATGAAGATTCTCGTAATCAACTGCGGAAGCTCTTCCGTCAAGTACCGTCTCTTCGATGTCAATACCGACTCGCGCGAACTGGCCAAAGGCCTGATCGAGCGGATCGGCACAGACAAGGCCGAATCCGAGCACAAGGCGGGCGAGGTCTCAGCCAAGGAAACCGCCCCCATCCGCGACTACCGGACCGGCATCGCCAAGATCGCCGAGTTCCTCAAGGGCGCCGGCGTCCTTCAGGACGATCTGGCCGCGGTGGGCCATCGCGTGGTCCACGGCGGCGAGGAGTTCCGCGACAGCGTGGTCATCGACCAGACCGTCATCGACCAGATCGACCGCTGCTCGCAACTCGCCCCGCTGCACAACCCAGCCAACCTCGCGGGCATCAAGGCCTGCCAGGAGATATTCCCGGACATTCCGCAGGTGGCCGTCTTCGACACCGCCTTCTTCCACACGCTGCCTCCCGCGTCGTACCTCTACGCCGTGCCCTACTCGTGGTACGAGGAGCACCGGGTCCGGCGGTACGGCTTCCACGGCACCAGCCACCGCTACGTCTCGGAGCAGGCGGCCCAGTTGCTGGGCAAACCGCTGGCTGAGTGCAACCTGATCACCATGCACCTGGGCAACGGCTGCTCGATGGCCGCCGTCCGCCAGGGCCAAGCCATCGACACCACGATGGGCCTCACCCCGCTCGAAGGGCTGGTGATGGGCACGCGATGCGGCGACATCGACACCGCCATCGTCTTCCACATGCTCGGCGTCGCCGGCATGAGCGTTGACAGTATTCGCCAGGCCCTGGAAAAACAGAGCGGGCTGCTCGGAATCTCCGGCGTCTCGCGCGACATGCGCGACGTGACCGCCGCCGCCGAAAAGGGTAGCGATCGGGCCGGACTGGCCCTGGAAATCTTCGCCCGCCGGGTCCGCAAGTACCTCGGCGCCTACATGGTCGAGGTCGGCCAGGCCGACGCACTCGTTTTCACCGGCGGCGTCGGCGAAAACGCCTGGCACATGCGCGAGATGATCCTGCGGGACATGGAGCACCTCGGCATCGTCCTCGACGAGAACCGCAACCGCCAGCTCAAGAACGTGCCCGCCGGCCAGTCGATCAGCGACCCGCGCGGCGAAGTGGAAATCCTGGTGATCCCGACCAACGAGGAACTCGCCATCGCCCGCGACAGCCACCGCCTCGTAGCCAACGCCAGCCCCAGCGACGCGGGAGTTTCATGA
- the pta gene encoding phosphate acetyltransferase, whose amino-acid sequence MAILDEIRDRARANRQTITLAEPEDERVLQAADYVLRDGMAEIILLGDPEQLLRRAAEMNLNLQRATIIDPHRSGLQDWFAQNYFERRRHKGVTEEQARQVITDSLFFGASLVRAGIADGMVAGSISPTPKVIQSSLQCVGVAEGLKTVSSFFLMVTPCTEFGVNGSMIYADSGCVPDPTAEQLVDIAIASAQHCQLLLQSEPLIAFLSFSTYGSAKHPLVDKVIQAVELFRQRDTGYKADGELQLDAAIVPSVASRKAKDSPIAGRANVLIFPDLNAGNIGYKLTERFARGRAIGPILQGLDMPINDLSRGCRWQDIVDAVAITALQAQDKKARHSWADHESLRERDIQTQAAAEA is encoded by the coding sequence CTGGCCATTCTTGACGAAATCCGCGACCGCGCCAGGGCCAATCGCCAGACCATCACCCTGGCCGAACCCGAAGACGAACGGGTCCTCCAGGCCGCCGACTACGTCCTTCGCGACGGCATGGCCGAAATCATCCTCCTGGGCGACCCCGAGCAGCTTCTGCGCCGGGCCGCCGAGATGAACCTGAATCTGCAGCGGGCGACGATCATCGATCCGCACCGCAGCGGTCTGCAGGACTGGTTCGCCCAGAACTACTTCGAGCGACGGCGGCACAAAGGCGTGACCGAGGAACAGGCCCGCCAGGTCATCACCGACTCGCTGTTTTTCGGGGCTTCGCTGGTGCGGGCGGGCATCGCCGACGGCATGGTCGCCGGTTCCATCAGCCCCACGCCCAAGGTCATCCAGTCATCACTCCAGTGCGTCGGCGTCGCCGAGGGACTCAAGACCGTCTCCAGCTTCTTCCTGATGGTGACCCCTTGCACCGAATTCGGCGTCAACGGATCGATGATCTACGCGGACAGCGGCTGCGTGCCCGATCCGACCGCTGAGCAACTTGTCGATATCGCGATCGCCTCGGCCCAGCACTGCCAACTGCTGCTCCAGAGCGAGCCGCTGATCGCCTTCCTGAGCTTCTCCACCTACGGCTCAGCCAAGCACCCCCTGGTGGACAAGGTCATCCAGGCGGTCGAGCTCTTCCGCCAGCGCGACACCGGGTACAAAGCCGACGGCGAACTCCAACTCGACGCGGCGATCGTTCCTTCCGTCGCCTCGCGCAAGGCCAAGGACTCGCCGATCGCGGGCCGGGCCAACGTGCTGATCTTCCCGGACCTCAACGCCGGCAACATCGGATACAAGCTGACCGAACGTTTCGCCCGCGGACGGGCCATCGGCCCGATCCTCCAGGGCCTCGACATGCCGATCAACGACCTGTCGCGCGGATGCCGATGGCAGGACATCGTGGACGCGGTGGCGATCACCGCCCTTCAGGCCCAGGACAAGAAGGCCCGGCATTCATGGGCCGACCACGAATCGCTCCGCGAACGCGACATCCAGACCCAGGCGGCCGCCGAGGCCTAG